From one Populus alba chromosome 17, ASM523922v2, whole genome shotgun sequence genomic stretch:
- the LOC118048707 gene encoding UDP-glucuronate 4-epimerase 6, whose protein sequence is MASPPHTSKTLKLERYNSYLRRLHSTKVLNASSKLIFRVTLLIALVLILFFTLNYPPLSDKNPNHAHLHHHNFLSAALFTSSAGGDAWEKQVRHSSTPKKPNGLSVLVTGAAGFVGSHCSIALKKRGDGVLGLDNFNSYYDPSLKRARQKLLLKNQVFIVEGDLNDASLLTKLFDVVPFTHILHLAAQAGVRYAMQNPQSYVSSNIAGFVNLLEVAKAANPQPAIVWASSSSVYGLNTQVPFSELDRTDQPASLYAATKKAGEEIAHTYNHIYGLSLTGLRFFTVYGPWGRPDMAYFFFTKDILQGKPIDVYQTQDKKQVARDFTYIDDVVKGCLGALDTAEKSTGSGGKKKGPAQLRVYNLGNTSPVPVGNLVSILEGLLRTKARKHVIKMPRNGDVPYTHANVTLANRDFGYKPTTDLATGLRKFVKWYVDYYGIQTRAKKDSDINSEHPEESP, encoded by the coding sequence ATGGCTTCACCGCCCCACACAAGCAAGACCCTAAAGCTAGAGCGTTACAATAGCTACCTTCGCAGGCTACATAGCACAAAGGTGCTGAATGCCTCTTCAAAACTTATCTTCCGTGTTACGCTTCTTATTGCTCTTGTCTTGATTCTCTTTTTTACCCTTAATTACCCTCCACTCTCTGATAAAAATCCCAATCATgcccacctccaccaccacaacTTCCTTTCCGCTGCCCTTTTCACCTCCTCAGCCGGCGGTGATGCCTGGGAGAAACAAGTCCGCCACTCCTCCACTCCAAAAAAGCCAAATGGGCTCTCGGTTTTAGTAACTGGGGCAGCTGGTTTTGTTGGCTCTCATTGCTCCATTGCTCTAAAGAAAAGAGGTGACGGGGTTCTTGGTTTAGACAACTTCAACAGTTACTATGACCCTTCACTTAAAAGAGCAAGACAAAAGCTTCTATTGAAAAACCAAGTTTTCATTGTTGAAGGTGACTTGAACGATGCCTCATTGTTAACAAAGCTTTTTGATGTTGTTCCCTTCACGCATATACTCCATCTTGCAGCACAAGCTGGGGTTCGTTATGCCATGCAAAACCCACAATCCTACGTGAGTTCAAACATTGCAGGTTTTGTCAATCTTCTTGAAGTTGCAAAAGCTGCAAATCCACAGCCGGCTATTGTGTGGGCATCTTCAAGCTCAGTTTATGGGTTAAACACTCAAGTTCCTTTCTCTGAATTGGATAGAACAGACCAACCAGCAAGTCTTTATGCAGCTACCAAGAAAGCAGGAGAAGAAATTGCACATACTTATAATCATATTTATGGTCTTTCACTCACTGGATTAAGATTCTTTACTGTCTATGGTCCATGGGGTAGACCTGATATGGCTTATTTCTTTTTCACGAAAGATATCTTGCAAGGCAAACCAATTGATGTGTATCAAACTCAAGATAAGAAGCAAGTAGCTCGTGACTTCACTTATATTGATGACGTTGTCAAAGGGTGTCTAGGGGCTTTGGACACGGCGGAGAAAAGCACAGGAAGCGGTGGCAAGAAGAAAGGACCTGCCCAACTGAGAGTTTACAATCTTGGCAACACCTCGCCGGTTCCCGTTGGGAATTTGGTGTCAATATTAGAAGGCTTACTGCGTACAAAAGCAAGGAAGCATGTGATCAAGATGCCAAGAAATGGGGATGTGCCTTACACACACGCTAATGTCACTCTGGCAAACAGGGATTTTGGGTACAAACCTACCACAGATTTAGCTACTGGGTTGAGAAAATTTGTAAAGTGGTACGTGGATTATTATGGGATTCAGACAAGGGCAAAGAAGGATAGCGATATCAACAGTGAGCATCCCGAGGAATCACCTTAA